The region CCGATCGGACCGATCACCAGTTTGCTGTCGACGGTGGCCGGGTTTCTGCTGTTTTGGAAACACCTTTGGGCGTACCGCGTGTCGGCCAACTACTTCGCGGTGCTCTTTCTGATTATGCTGGCCGGCACCGCTCTCGCATTGCTGGAACAACAATGGTGGCGTGTCGTTCGAGGCACGTTCATTCTGTTAGTGACAACGCTCATTCTGTTATTGCTGATGCATGTCCAATCGCGGAGATTCTACTATCACGCCAACGAGTGAGAATCCGTTCGAGTCGCCAAAAGTCGTTGACGAAGATCCGGTCGTCGCGGCGATTGTCGAAACGCCTCGTCGCAGGAAGAAAGACCTTGCCCCGACTTCTGTCGTGATGTCGATGACGGCCGCCCTGTTTCTCTCTCCCCTGGCACCGCTCGCGCTTTCTCTGCTCGCGATACCGTTTTCGTTTGCCGTAGTAGGGACGATCACACTCGGTTTCGTTTTGTTATTCGTCCGCCAACCATTGGTGCGCTGGTTGGGGATGACCTACTTTGGCTTGCTCATTCCTGGGTTTGTCCTCTCGATGAAACCCGTGCTGAAGTCAATTCCCCCTGGCTATGAGGTCTACGCTCCCCTAGGAATTGTTTTCAGTTTCGCCATCGTACTGATGCTGATGAATGATAGCGCGAAAACCTATTACCGAAATAATAAGAGGCGATCGTGATCGATCCCACGAAGGATAATCCGTTCGCATCGCCGGTGGAAACTCAAAGTCTCGCGGAACGCCAAGCCGATCAAACCTCGAAGTCGATATTGGTAATCGCTTGTGTATTGACGATCGAGACTCTTTTGAATGTGCTTATCCTCGCAGCGATGTTGTTCCTCTTGCTGGGAACTGCAGGACTCGCACTCGGCGTCGTCTCCGCGGTAATCTCCTTTTCGGTGCTGATCCCCTATGCTAACTTTTGGAGGCTCGGCGTGTTGTTTTACAGTATGCAACTGATCTCGCACATGTTTTGGATCGGCACGGCCGTCGGATTTGGCGAATACGATTTCCTACCGATTTTGCCGCTTCTTTTCAGTGCGTTGATCCTGGTTTGTCTACTTCATCCGCTTGGTCGAGCTTATTACTTCGGTAGCAATAGTCACCAAGCCTAGCTGGAAATTGAAGATTGAACGCCCCTGCCCCTCAAGAGAACTCGCCTGCCAAAAAGCATAACCAAGGTGCCTGGGACCGGATGGCTCGGGGTGGGCATCGATTTGCTCAGCCGGCAAAGGAGGATGACTTCAAAGACCCGCTGAAAACGATCGATCGGTGGGGCTGGCTCGGGGCGAGTATTTATGGGCAGCGCGTTCTTTGCCTCGGCGCCGGCGGTGGTCGACAAGGCCCCCTCTACGCCGCCGCAGGTGCTACGGTGACAGTCGTCGACATCAGTGGAGCGCAGCTGGAAATCGACCGAAAAGTGGCGACCGATCGTGGGTTGCAGCTGCGAACCGTGGAAGCCTCGATGGACGATCTGTCGATGTTCGCCCCGGCCGACTTTGACATTGTCATTCATCCGGTGAGTACTTGTTACGTGCCGGATGTCGCGCCGGTTTTTCGCGAAGTCGCCAAAGTCTTGTGCGCCGGCGGGCTCTACATCAGTCAGCATAAAACGCCGACCAGCCTGCAAGCCGACATCAAGCGTAGCGATCGCGGCTATGAAGTAACCGAGCCATATTA is a window of Bremerella sp. TYQ1 DNA encoding:
- a CDS encoding class I SAM-dependent methyltransferase: MNAPAPQENSPAKKHNQGAWDRMARGGHRFAQPAKEDDFKDPLKTIDRWGWLGASIYGQRVLCLGAGGGRQGPLYAAAGATVTVVDISGAQLEIDRKVATDRGLQLRTVEASMDDLSMFAPADFDIVIHPVSTCYVPDVAPVFREVAKVLCAGGLYISQHKTPTSLQADIKRSDRGYEVTEPYYREGPLPEVRGSRHREEGTLEYLHRWDQLLGGMCRAGLVIEDLVEPLHAKEDAEPNSFEDRSKYIAPYVRIKARRVGQEQTRTEVGSLWLPG